One segment of Saprospiraceae bacterium DNA contains the following:
- a CDS encoding PKD domain-containing protein: MRPNFFLPALFTLFSTVLLTAQNWNTAKRYSAPPAGTLTNTSIAASPDGSTYLTGTIRGTVVFDDLTAATPDNTTTRHYLLKLNQANKAEWVQLFEPKANHVTTDAQGNVFVAGTIEASPTTGDSLTYLAKYSASGQLLATFQTSGVGKSWARVVRTDAAGNCYVAGGQFGTVTYGPYSLSAIGGEDGYLLKLSPNLSQVEWAVSTGSSSNRDQVFDIRLDNNGSVYTSGHHAQTYSGFPFGCYCWSGSFFVEKRSTTSGTLFWQKKFTGGSGSSTRLTIALDPSAQRVFAVASFKHTTTFAPGISLTAESGTDDYHIWATALTSSSGGVEWAKKIAWTGDNYPIWSAVADNHLFMFGSFVSTALFGTFILSPQGNADPFFAKVSLADGSVAHAESFVGASGDNGISMDASPNKLVVGGNTSSATLTIGNHNSTGTTNSIFFAQMLFVSPLGLQLLSATQPSCPVAFDGSATVGAVGGVPPFSYSWSNGQAGPTADDLAPGIYGVTATDASGQSQALEVILSAANQIPQAGFTYHIEGTTIHFANTSSGGATAYQWDFGDGITSNSSSTSISHTYTLAGTYTVRLTAQNICGSSVIEQIVGIVATQNHEWLSTSRLFPNPNSGVFTLELNGEATEDIEISLYDPEGKMLHREIANFKTGMLTRQLEYPELPSGLYLLRISAGQRASMLRMVIQQ, from the coding sequence ATGAGACCAAATTTCTTCCTGCCAGCCCTTTTCACCCTATTCTCAACCGTTTTGCTAACAGCTCAAAATTGGAATACTGCCAAAAGATATTCCGCCCCCCCTGCCGGCACTCTTACCAACACCTCCATTGCTGCCAGTCCCGACGGTAGCACCTATCTGACAGGCACCATTCGGGGCACCGTAGTTTTCGACGACTTGACGGCTGCCACTCCCGACAACACCACCACTCGTCATTACCTTCTCAAATTGAATCAAGCCAACAAGGCGGAGTGGGTTCAGCTATTCGAACCTAAGGCAAACCATGTCACCACCGATGCACAGGGCAACGTATTTGTGGCGGGCACCATAGAGGCAAGCCCAACCACGGGTGATAGTTTGACATATTTGGCGAAATACAGCGCAAGCGGCCAATTGCTGGCCACCTTCCAAACGTCTGGTGTCGGGAAAAGCTGGGCAAGGGTAGTACGCACCGACGCGGCTGGGAACTGTTATGTGGCTGGCGGACAATTTGGCACTGTCACTTATGGCCCCTACAGTTTGTCGGCCATTGGTGGAGAAGATGGGTATCTGCTGAAACTTTCGCCCAATCTGAGCCAAGTGGAGTGGGCCGTTTCGACAGGCTCCTCTTCCAACCGCGACCAAGTTTTCGACATTCGCCTAGACAATAATGGGAGTGTTTACACCAGCGGTCATCATGCCCAGACTTATAGTGGTTTCCCGTTTGGATGCTATTGTTGGAGCGGCAGTTTTTTTGTTGAAAAAAGAAGCACAACGAGCGGCACTTTGTTTTGGCAGAAAAAATTCACGGGAGGCTCGGGGTCGTCCACCAGACTGACCATAGCCCTTGACCCTTCGGCGCAACGGGTGTTTGCTGTGGCCAGTTTCAAACATACGACCACCTTTGCGCCGGGCATTTCGCTGACCGCCGAAAGTGGCACTGACGACTACCATATATGGGCGACGGCGCTGACCTCCTCTTCTGGCGGGGTGGAGTGGGCGAAGAAAATCGCATGGACGGGCGACAACTACCCCATTTGGTCGGCAGTGGCTGACAACCACCTTTTTATGTTCGGCTCGTTTGTCAGCACTGCTCTTTTTGGCACGTTCATTCTAAGCCCACAAGGCAATGCTGACCCATTCTTTGCAAAAGTGTCGCTTGCCGATGGCTCTGTGGCACACGCCGAGTCATTCGTGGGAGCAAGTGGCGACAATGGCATCAGCATGGATGCAAGCCCCAACAAACTGGTGGTTGGGGGGAACACAAGTAGTGCCACCCTGACGATTGGCAACCATAACTCGACAGGAACCACCAACTCTATCTTCTTTGCACAAATGTTGTTTGTAAGCCCCTTGGGGCTTCAACTCCTCTCCGCGACCCAACCCAGTTGCCCAGTCGCGTTCGATGGTTCGGCCACGGTGGGTGCGGTGGGAGGGGTGCCCCCGTTCAGTTATTCATGGAGCAACGGACAGGCTGGCCCCACTGCCGACGACCTCGCCCCGGGCATATATGGAGTGACAGCGACTGACGCGAGTGGGCAATCCCAAGCCCTTGAAGTAATCTTGTCGGCGGCCAATCAAATTCCCCAAGCGGGTTTCACTTACCATATAGAGGGGACGACAATCCATTTTGCCAACACTTCCAGTGGCGGTGCCACCGCATATCAATGGGACTTCGGCGATGGTATCACCAGCAACAGCTCCTCCACTTCAATTTCGCACACATATACCCTAGCGGGTACCTATACGGTGCGTTTGACAGCCCAAAATATATGCGGGTCGAGTGTGATAGAGCAGATTGTCGGCATCGTCGCCACCCAAAACCACGAATGGCTCAGCACCAGCCGGCTGTTCCCCAATCCAAACAGTGGCGTTTTCACGCTTGAGTTGAATGGAGAAGCAACGGAGGATATTGAAATATCTCTGTATGACCCCGAAGGGAAGATGCTGCACCGAGAAATCGCCAATTTCAAGACAGGTATGCTCACTCGCCAACTCGAATATCCCGAACTACCCTCAGGGTTGTATTTACTGCGCATCAGTGCGGGTCAGCGAGCATCCATGCTGAGAATGGTGATTCAGCAATGA
- a CDS encoding HAD-IC family P-type ATPase, which produces MTKSERIQLVKETNWHALSEQEVFEKLETNKSGLKETAVAERLEMYGPNTLPAPKQPTIWDILLHQVANPLIFILVAAAIASVMIGEGVDALFIFVVIALNTALGAYQEFKAQKSASSLQKMLKIKALVRREGKSKEVPSEDLVPGDVVLLESGAKVPADLRLFEANNLASDESFLTGESVAAEKHTNPLDEGTVVNDRDNTVFAGSTITSGRGRGIVISTGTATQVGMIAQSVAESDTAKPPLVQRMEKFTKNISAIVLGLSVVLAILLRFQGYDAAAIFFFVVALAVSAIPEGLPVALTVALSIATKRMSNRNVIVRRLTAVESLGSCTVIASDKTGTLTVNQQTAKQVVFPNGKTFSISGEGYQGEGKVLSEGNASLDDDEMIQLKRLTEVAILANEASLVYEQDEWSHRGDAMDVALLALGYKVGLAPMEMKENTPLLGEIPYESERKFSAAFFEKNGKTWVAAKGAVETILDFCTHAQQGDEQVSLERKSIEKQADEMAENGLRVLAFAGGACPDFEKKSKHDADELSGLTFYGLVGFIDPLRSEAADAVNKCKKAGIKVLMITGDHPATAGAIAQELGIFKADEQTVVTGQRLSEAGGPDDTAFQELVLSTTVFARVSPTQKLEIVDVLIKNGEFVAVTGDGVNDTPALRRANIGVAMGSGTDAAKEVGSMIIVDDNFSSIVAGVEEGRFAYDNVRKVIFLLISTGAAEVFLFIAAIMFQLPLPLLAVQLLWLNLVTNGIQDVALAFEGGEPGAMKRKPRKTTERIFNPRMISQTLVSGVTMGLIAFGTWYWLIEIVKMDEESARNDILLLFVLMQNVHAFNSRSETTSVFRVPLSRNYLLVFGVLVAQGIHILSMHIPFMQGLLRVEPVSPFYWKTLLLLAATILVVMEVFKWWVRRREG; this is translated from the coding sequence ATGACCAAATCAGAACGGATACAGTTAGTAAAAGAGACCAACTGGCACGCCCTTTCAGAGCAGGAGGTTTTTGAAAAATTGGAGACCAATAAAAGCGGACTGAAAGAGACCGCCGTCGCGGAACGATTGGAGATGTATGGCCCGAACACGTTGCCCGCTCCCAAGCAACCCACGATTTGGGACATTCTCTTGCATCAGGTTGCCAATCCCTTGATTTTTATTCTGGTGGCAGCCGCCATCGCATCAGTAATGATTGGGGAAGGCGTGGATGCCTTGTTTATATTCGTGGTCATCGCCCTCAATACCGCTCTCGGAGCCTATCAGGAATTCAAGGCGCAAAAGAGCGCCTCGAGTTTGCAAAAGATGTTGAAGATAAAAGCACTCGTGCGGCGCGAAGGGAAAAGCAAAGAGGTGCCTTCCGAAGACTTGGTGCCGGGCGATGTGGTGTTGCTCGAATCGGGCGCAAAGGTGCCTGCCGACTTGCGGCTGTTCGAAGCGAACAACCTCGCATCCGACGAGAGTTTTCTCACGGGAGAGTCGGTAGCCGCCGAAAAACACACCAACCCTTTGGATGAGGGTACAGTGGTGAACGACCGAGACAACACGGTGTTCGCTGGCTCCACCATCACTTCCGGTCGAGGGCGAGGCATCGTCATTTCGACTGGCACGGCGACACAAGTAGGCATGATTGCCCAGAGCGTAGCGGAGTCCGACACGGCCAAACCACCGTTGGTGCAGCGGATGGAAAAGTTCACTAAGAACATTAGCGCGATAGTGTTGGGTCTGAGCGTCGTCTTGGCCATCCTGCTCCGTTTTCAAGGTTACGACGCGGCTGCTATTTTCTTTTTTGTGGTGGCGCTGGCCGTTTCTGCCATTCCCGAAGGCTTGCCTGTGGCGCTCACGGTAGCCCTTTCCATCGCAACCAAACGAATGTCGAATCGCAATGTGATTGTGCGCCGACTGACCGCCGTGGAGAGTTTGGGCAGCTGCACCGTCATTGCCAGCGATAAAACAGGGACGCTCACCGTCAATCAGCAGACGGCCAAGCAGGTTGTGTTTCCTAACGGAAAAACATTTAGCATTTCTGGAGAAGGCTATCAAGGCGAAGGCAAAGTGCTTTCGGAAGGAAATGCGTCGCTCGACGATGACGAGATGATTCAGTTAAAGCGCCTGACCGAAGTGGCTATTTTGGCAAACGAGGCCAGCCTGGTGTATGAGCAAGACGAGTGGAGCCACCGCGGCGACGCGATGGATGTCGCATTGCTTGCATTGGGCTACAAAGTAGGGTTGGCCCCGATGGAAATGAAGGAAAACACGCCGCTGCTGGGCGAGATTCCTTACGAGTCGGAGCGCAAATTTTCAGCCGCGTTTTTTGAAAAAAATGGGAAAACATGGGTAGCCGCCAAAGGTGCGGTAGAGACTATACTTGACTTTTGTACCCATGCACAACAGGGCGACGAGCAGGTATCTCTTGAACGAAAAAGCATTGAAAAACAGGCAGATGAAATGGCCGAGAATGGTTTGCGCGTGTTGGCCTTTGCAGGCGGGGCGTGTCCTGATTTTGAAAAAAAATCAAAACACGATGCCGACGAGCTTAGCGGGCTGACTTTTTATGGCTTGGTCGGGTTTATTGACCCCTTGCGCTCCGAAGCAGCGGACGCAGTGAACAAATGCAAAAAAGCGGGCATCAAAGTCTTGATGATTACGGGCGACCACCCCGCCACAGCAGGTGCCATCGCGCAAGAACTGGGTATTTTCAAGGCAGACGAACAGACGGTGGTGACGGGGCAGCGACTCAGTGAAGCGGGTGGCCCCGACGACACGGCTTTTCAGGAATTGGTGCTTTCCACGACGGTGTTCGCTCGTGTGTCGCCCACTCAAAAATTGGAAATCGTGGATGTGCTCATCAAAAACGGCGAGTTTGTGGCCGTGACGGGCGACGGCGTGAACGACACGCCTGCCCTCCGCAGGGCTAATATCGGGGTGGCGATGGGGTCGGGTACCGACGCGGCGAAGGAGGTGGGGTCTATGATAATCGTGGACGACAATTTCTCTTCCATCGTGGCGGGTGTGGAAGAGGGGCGCTTTGCCTACGACAATGTCCGCAAAGTGATTTTCCTGCTTATATCAACCGGAGCGGCAGAGGTCTTTTTGTTTATCGCGGCCATCATGTTCCAATTGCCGCTGCCATTGCTGGCCGTGCAATTGTTGTGGCTCAATCTGGTGACCAACGGCATCCAAGATGTGGCACTTGCCTTTGAGGGTGGCGAGCCGGGAGCGATGAAACGGAAACCTCGCAAGACCACCGAACGCATCTTCAATCCCCGAATGATTAGCCAAACATTGGTGTCGGGCGTCACGATGGGGCTAATCGCTTTTGGCACTTGGTATTGGCTTATCGAAATCGTGAAAATGGATGAGGAATCCGCCCGCAACGATATACTTTTGCTTTTTGTGTTGATGCAGAACGTGCACGCTTTCAACAGCCGCTCCGAAACGACCTCCGTTTTCAGGGTGCCGCTGAGCCGCAACTATTTACTGGTGTTTGGCGTCCTCGTCGCGCAGGGCATTCACATATTGAGCATGCACATCCCGTTCATGCAGGGTCTGCTACGAGTGGAGCCTGTCAGCCCCTTCTATTGGAAGACCCTTCTCCTCTTGGCAGCCACTATTTTGGTAGTGATGGAAGTGTTCAAATGGTGGGTGCGAAGGCGCGAGGGATGA